In Microbulbifer sp. THAF38, the sequence GGTGGCTGAAGATACCAAGAAAGCTATTTTATGTCCGGTATCTGGCGTAATTATGCAGAAATTTAAAATTACTGCAGGCAGTGAGCACCGTTTGGATTATAGTCCAGCAGTTGGTGGTATTTGGCTGGATAAGGGCGAATGGGAGCTGCTTAAGACTGAAGGGCTTGCAGGTTCCTTGAACTTTTTAGTTACCAATGAATGGCAAAAGAAACTCAGAGACAGTAATGCTAGAGAGACTTTCTCTGAAGTTTATCGGAAACGCTTTGGAGAGGAGACCTATGGAAAGGTGAAGGAGTTTCGTGTGTGGCTACAAAACCAAGAGAACAAGGCTGATATTACAGCCTATTTAGTTGCAGAAGATCCTTATTCTGCCGAGCGCTGAGTTGAATCAAATTAAGTGTTACGGTGGAATAATCTATACGCCGTAGATTTTTCCTCTTTTGATGGCAGACTGCAATTTCATCAG encodes:
- a CDS encoding zf-TFIIB domain-containing protein translates to MKRCTSCKNGVLKTGFLEELFRAHTCSNCGGNWVLVEDYLSWKRKNADYQFSDNLDILNEEVAEDTKKAILCPVSGVIMQKFKITAGSEHRLDYSPAVGGIWLDKGEWELLKTEGLAGSLNFLVTNEWQKKLRDSNARETFSEVYRKRFGEETYGKVKEFRVWLQNQENKADITAYLVAEDPYSAER